Below is a genomic region from Armatimonadota bacterium.
AGGGCTGACAGCTGAAGCCTAATAAAGCAAATACTTCGCCCGCTTCGCCCGGAACCCAGCCGCCCCCGCGTTCCACTTCTGCCAAATCGCCGAGGCTGATTGCCCCGAGTTGAACATCGCCCGAACCGACCCCGTTCCGCATACCTTATCAAACATACTCGCCGTTGACGCCTGGAAGAAATCAAACCCTGGTTTGAGCTTCCGAACGGCATCCATCAGTTCAAAGTTGATTCGTGAAAGTTCTACTTTTCGCTCGTCGGTGAAGAAGATGTTCACCCCGCCGCAAGACTGCCCCTTGAACGCCGCATAGAACGGAGTCCAAGTCATCGGCCGAAATGTCACGCCTGCCAACCCCCGTCGGTTCATCTCGCTCGCCAAGGCCTCGGCCCCAATCCCCGGCGCTCCAGCGAGTTCGAATGGCAGAGTGTAACCAACCCCAATCGATACCGAGTCAAGCTCGCCAAAAATCCCCGTCGCCGCGTAGTAGGCAGACGAATCAGACCGTGGCACGTGCGGAGAAGTCAGCACCCAAGGCAGACCAGTCTCCGCCCAGTTCATCGACCGTCGCCACCCTTTCATCGGAATCACCTTCAGATCGCACTTCTTGCCCCTTAACCACCCCTCACCATTCGCCATTCGGGCGAATTCGCCGATGGTCAGACCATGGCAATAGGGCAGAGGATAAGCCGAAACAAACGACTTATAGCCATCCTCCGTGATGTTCCCTTCCACGCGATCACCACCGATCGGGTTCGGACGATCTAGGACGTAAAGCGGCAGATTATTCTCCGCCGCCGCCTCCATGCAGACTCCCAGAGTGCTGATGTAGGTATAGCTTCGCGACCCAATATCTTGGATGTCAAAGACCAACGCGTCGACCCCTCGGAGCATCTCCGCCGTCGGCTTGCGAGTCTTGCCGTACAACGAAAACTCCGGCACCCCAGTCTTTGGATCGCGCCCGTTCTCAACATAAACCCCGGCTGGCACCGAACCCCGAACCCCGTGCTCGGGTCCGTACAGAGCCACCAACTTCACTCCGGCCCCTACCATCAGATCAATGTTCGACTTGAGCGTCCGATCCACCCCCGTCGGATTCGTGATGAGTCCAATATTCTTTCCTTTAAGCTCAACAAATCCGTTGTTCCTAAGGACATCCAATCCTGATTCGACCGGAGGAGCAACCACAGAAGCGGCCAGTAGAACCGTAGCAGAGGCAAAGATCATCACGCTACAGAATAACTGATTCTGATAATCTCTCCCATGCCATGCGTCCGGACTTTGACAAAGCCCAGGAGTTCACCCGCCAACTCGCCGTCTGCTTCGAGGAAATGAACAGCCCCGATCCTGCGGCTCGGGAAAATTTTGACGTTGCGTTCCTAAACTCCCTGTTTCATCACAACTGGGAGCAGCCTTACATCAGAACCGAACTTGGAGATCTGAGCTACCAGTTCATCTGGCCCGAAGTGGGAGAGATTCAACCCACGATCCCATCATTGGCTCTCGATGAGATTGTCTTCCACCACTCAGGGGCGCAAGTGGTCAACAGTGATGGCAAAGTCATGGCTTCGCTAACCCCTGGCGACATGCTGGGGCTCAAGCTGTTCAACTGCCGCAGCCTCAACTGGAAAGGGGGTTGGGCCGAACACGTCGATGTCGATGTTTACAGAGAAGGCGGCCCGGTTGAGATAGGCGTGCCCAACGACGTCATGCTACCACCACTGGTGGCGCGAAGTCTGCAATATGCAATGTCTCTCTTTGGAAGCACGTCCACGTTCGAACCTCGAATATCCCTGGTGCGGCCCAAAGGTCGAACAAAAGCGTCGGATCCGTCGGACCTGATCATCAA
It encodes:
- a CDS encoding DUF1343 domain-containing protein — its product is MIFASATVLLAASVVAPPVESGLDVLRNNGFVELKGKNIGLITNPTGVDRTLKSNIDLMVGAGVKLVALYGPEHGVRGSVPAGVYVENGRDPKTGVPEFSLYGKTRKPTAEMLRGVDALVFDIQDIGSRSYTYISTLGVCMEAAAENNLPLYVLDRPNPIGGDRVEGNITEDGYKSFVSAYPLPYCHGLTIGEFARMANGEGWLRGKKCDLKVIPMKGWRRSMNWAETGLPWVLTSPHVPRSDSSAYYAATGIFGELDSVSIGVGYTLPFELAGAPGIGAEALASEMNRRGLAGVTFRPMTWTPFYAAFKGQSCGGVNIFFTDERKVELSRINFELMDAVRKLKPGFDFFQASTASMFDKVCGTGSVRAMFNSGQSASAIWQKWNAGAAGFRAKRAKYLLY